GCAACCAAAGATAAGATTTATGGCTTATTACTTCAGATTGGACTGTTAGGCCTCTATAACGAAATAGAAGAGTCATTCTTCTATCCCCTTCCCCTACCTCTCTCCTAAACCCTAGTACACAGCAGAAACAATATTGTGATGTGGCTCTCTTCAAATTCGTAAACATTAATCCTCATCGACTGGAGCTCTTTGCATAGAGGTTGTGAAACCTAAAAACTAAACTGATAATTGTGTCCTATAATAAATTCTTTCCATAATCATCAGGGAGCACTGATAATATTTCTAGAACACGTTAAACGTTCATGTACCTTTGCATTGAAAGAAGGACGAACATTAGAGCATCGACTTGGTCAGTCCAAACACCAAGAATACACATTCTATTATGGCTttatatttataaagtcgggcATGGGGCCTTTTCTCTAAATAAAAGAATACACATTCTATTCCTACCCCAGCCAGCAGATAACATGCAGGTCCTACAACACAATAATTACTGCCCAACTAGGGAGCCCACATATACTAGCATATAGGTGTTTAAAAGGTCAACCTAGTGTAATTTTTATTTAGATTAATTTATATATATGGCTTTCGATATACTTATATGTGGGTTTCGCAGGATGCCCGCTTGCATCCTTACGTCCAACAACCTGGACACTAAGAGGGCTAGCAAAAGCCATCTTCAcaattcatactccctccgtccggaaaagcttgtccctcaaatggatgtatctagcaccaagttagtgctagatacatccacttGAGGGACAAGCTTGGgccaagctttttcggacggagggagtttCTGGTAAGTCAACCACACAAACTCATTGACTAAAAGCAGAGCTAATCACCTCACATAGTCAACTAGATTCACAAATAACAAATTTTTTGTTTCTGGGAATGCTCAGTCAACATGTTACTAATAACCAAATAGCAGAGGATCAGTTGAAACCAGATTTGTGAAGATCTCCAGGCATGTTGACTGCAACCTTGGTAGGTACATTATTGGTCCATAGTTTTGCGAATAGTAAAACAAGGTTGGTTGATTAGATTTCCCCTAATAACTGGCCTGACCATGTTCATATATTTAACAAATACAATTACTTGTCCTACCATTATTTCCAGGAAAAATATGGACTACACTCATTAACAACTCCTTTTTTTTGAAACAGGATCTCATTTACCAttttgcatcaccatttcctctaaCAAAGAAGGTTTCCCAGAAAATATGCCTATATTTTTATGCGATTATCATGCACAAACACTCCAATCACTTCAAAGAGATTAGGACTTTAAGGTGAGCATGTAAGCTGAATGAAAGTTATGGCTATTGCTTTGATGCATCAATATTGAGAGCATGATAAGCCTCTGTACCTTGCTCGGTAAGCAACCAAGACTACAATATAAGCACACATCTTTTAATTCCACATCAGTTTAACTGTATATGTGGACATAAGTGGTCAATGTACTATCTACAGGATAAAATTAAACCAGAGAAGAATAGTATATAATTTAACATTTTAGCTAACACAGAATATAAACAGTAGGAAAAAAGTGAAAATTTACCTATCCCATAATGGGTGAACAGACATGCTTTTGCCCATGGACAAGCTTACTGTACTCTGAACGCCTGAATTTCATGCCTGAGTTGCTAGCCAGGTTGACACATGACGCCAAGCGAACAAGGAACTGATTTAACCAAAGCTTGCCCATGACAAACCAGCCATAGATTCCATCAAAGATTTGGCTTCCAATATTTATGCCATCGTGTAAAGTTGCACAATAGTACTGTGAATCCTGTGGCCTGTTTGGGTACACTTTAAGCTGATTGGATCTCTCAATCCCATCGAACAAACAGTGAAATTGAACTAAAATCCCTTCCAATCCAAAAGGTCAAATTGGACTATGGTGTATCCAAGTTAGCCCGAAGGGGATATATGCATCGGAAACTAAATCCACATCCTGACAGTGACAAAATAAGCCAATATAGAAGATGATGACAGAGTATGTTCTAAGTGAATTCTCCAGGAAACACGACAAGTGAGTAGTAAGTCCATATCTGTCAACTGAAATCATGTCTGCACCCCCAAAAAACAACATGCCATCGGTTCATTCTTATCCACTGCAACCAGCATAAGGTTCCACCGTGCCTTATTGCCATGGCCGGGTAAACTCAGAACTAGGCTCATCCTCTGAATTCTGAGAGCCCACACACATTTCACTCATCGGCCACACTAACAGGCATCGTAAGTTCATGAACAGAGTCCAGCACCTCATACCTAACAAAACTTAACACTGAGCACTCCACCATCTGTTGATCGCATGGGCGCCAAACCCTGGATAGCTGCGCTGCGCTGCGCTGTAACGCGAACAGCATTACGTCGACCACTTGGCGGGCAACCAACTATCCAGTGTCAGTAACGTAAATGCCGACCTTCCCAACCTTTCCGCCACAACCCGAAGCAACCGCAAGATGCACGCGAGGCCCGAGCAACAGGCGCAGTGGATTATGAACTTCTTTTTTATAGAGGCGATGTGCATTTCTACTTGGAAAATACTGGCCCTGTTCTCTGCGGCTTTGACTTACACAGGTGAGACAACAGCCGAAGCCGGAAAGAACTCGATTCTAGCCGCTCCCCCGACGCCAAGGTCCGCCGCCGGGCCAGCGGAGGCCCTCCCGGcgctgcctcccctcccccgcaTCAGCTCGGTCGGCCTCCCCGTCCTCCACATTTTTTTCACCGTTCTACttcgattttttttttttttgagaatgagAATTCTCGCGCGATTGGTAAACTAAATCATGCACGCCATCGCTTTATCTAACTGCCAGGTTGGCCCCACCTGGTCGAGTAGGGGGAGGACTTGGGAGCAGTTGAGCCAGGAACTTTTCCGAATAACCCCTTCTTCCTCGTCGTTGCCCTAGGCTTCTGATCCTCTCCGGCCATGGCGAACGCCGGCGATCccgcctccctccccccttccGCGTCTCCCTCCTCGTCCACGCGCGCGCTCGAGTCGGTCCCCTTCTCCTCCGGGAACCCCCGCATCGAGGAGACCCGcggcgtcgtcctcctccaccccgacccacccgccgctgccgccgccgcctcgtcatcTCATCTTCCGGTAAGCCATCCCTGTTCTAGGGTTTTGTATTTTTGGCTGTTCGTGTATTGCGCGTTGTCACCTCTAACGCTCGCTCGCACGGCGTGTTTGTAGGCAGAGAGGAAGCCGCAGGTGTTCGTGCCTTCGGTGCCCAACCACATGACCTACGCGGACTTCTGCCGCTTCTGCGGCTCCTTCGTCCCCCACATGCTCGAGATGCGCATCGTCAGGTACCTCGCTTGTTCACCACTGCCTGCCTTCGCGCAGTTGCGTTGGCCCAAGGCCTCAATCGCCTAGCTTGGTCCAATCCGAGTGGTTCTGAACTTCTGATAGGTTCAGTTTCCTCGATCCCATCATTTGTTGTGCTGTATTAGACTTTTACCCTCAAAACTGGCCAACATTGCCTCTGATGGGGCTTGAGCTACTTTGATGCAAGCGCCGATTTGGAGTATTAATTGGAGCTCATAATGTAGGATTGATGGAGCGGAGGACCAGTATAGCGTTCTCATAAAGTTTGACACTCTGAGCTCCACCGATAGCTTCTACAAGCACTTCAATGGAAAGCAGTTCTCATCACTGGAGGTGCTGGTTTCTTTTCATTCTGTTGAATATATAATTGTTTTTTCTGCTGCTGTGATTAAATGTGTGCCATCGTGATTAATTGGAGATTGATGTGTTTGCAGGGTGATGTTTCTCATGTACGTTTTGTGGAAGACGTGCACTACACTCAATTGATCGAGCATGCGCATAGCTCGATTACGAGCTCAGCTGAGCAGCCTACCTGCCCAGTGTGTCTAGGTATGTGGATGTTTTGAATTAATCTAGCTATGTATTAGGAAATTGGAATACCACATTTTGTTTGTTGTCTGAAATAATTTTGTGCAGTTTTAGTTCTTTTAAAATGATTAGAATGTTTGCCTAACCATGTTTCTGAATTATGTCATAATTCACCTAATATGAGAAGGATACATGATTGCAGTGTGCTGATGTTAGGATGTAAACCACGTCATGGACCATAAAATAAATCTATGTCACATAAGTGAAGCCTGATTTTGAAGCATGTATCTTTGCCATCTCTATTCCTCTAATAAACTTAAGTCACGTTAAGTTTTCACCTAATGCTAGCGCTGTTGAATATTTAAACCCAATTTGATCTGTGCTGATATGCATTATTTTAGCTTGTTTGTGTCTTGTAACTGCTGTTAACCCCGGATGTTCAATTTTGTGATTCTCATGCATATACATTTAAAATGCAAGTATATGAGGTTAAGAAGGCAAGATGATCTCTTGCCTATGCTATGCTGTCGGCCTGTTGCCATATAGTTTTAAGCACTTTGGCATTGGGTGTCATATGCATCTTTACAACTGTTACATGTAAACTATCCACCACACCTTTTATGTTCAACTCATGATATAGAGGTGTTACTCCCTTAAGATTGCTCCATGCCTATTTATTAGCTTCGTAGAACATATGTTTTCTTACTATTTACCTAAGCCCAAGCAATAGGATTTTGAATTTATGTTGACTGTTGTTTATTCGTTTCTATTTTCAATCAGAGCGACTTGACCAAGATCCTGGAGGCATTCTTACTACAATATGCAACCATTCTTTCCACTGTTCATGCATATCAAAATGGACAGACTCTTCGTGCCCAGTAAGAGCTTAATATGATATATTTAGTTTTTGACTCTTACTATTTTATATTAGTTTACTAATTGGAATTATAATGTTTATATTATACTACTGTACTTGAAATTAACAACGGAATTATAAAGACCTAATGGTGCTATCAACACCTGAACTGATGGAAACTTTGCTTTGCCGAGTTGATAGCGTTTTGAAATAAAGCACTCAGCCACTCTGTTCCGTTCATCACTGTAGAATTTGGCCTTCCTCTGTTTTGTTTTCCCTTGGTCTAGGGAAGTCATGCAAGTTTTTTCCTATCAACGCAAATAGTCCCTTTCGCTTATGTTTGAAAGTATCACACAGGTTTGTAGGTATTGTCAGCAGCAACCTGAGAAATCAATGTGTTCTGTTTGTGGAACTTCGGAAAATCTTTGGATTTGTCTAATCTGTGGTAATGTTGGCTGTGGAAGGTAAAATATTTCCTGTTCATTCTGTAAGTTGCAAatgttactactcccttcgtcccaaaattcttgtcttagatttgtctagatacagatgtatttagacaaatttaagacaattttgggacggagggagtagttaacttATTAACTTTGATTGGTGCGGTCACAGGTACAAAGGTGGTCATGCTATTGAACACTGGAAAGAAACTGAACACTGCTATTCACTTGAATTAGAAACACAGAAGGTTTGGGATTATGCTGGTGACAACTATGTCCATCGTTTGATTCAGTCCAAAACAGATGGTAAACTGGTTGAGTACAATTGCTATGGTGGTCATGAAGCAGATGGTATCTGTTCAATATGCAGTGGTGATGCAGGAATGGATGAAGCTCTACTAAACAGTAAAGTTGAAGctgtaatgtactccctccgtccggaaatacttgtcatcataatgaataaaagggatgtatctagatgtattttagttctagatacatatctttttatccattttgatgacaagtattttcggacggagggagtactaagtaaATAATCTTTGATATTATTAGCTATACCACCCTGGTATGTTTGTGCGTATCTTCTTTTATGACTTTGCACTTCTCTTCTTTTAGATTGTTGAAGAGTACAATGATCTCCTCACGTCTCAGCTTGACAAACAAAGAAATGTAAGTTTGTATGTTTTTGTGGCTGCTCCCTTTATATTTATAAGACTACTACTTGCCATATTGTTGACATATAGTATTTGAGCGTTTAAGGTAAATTCTGACTTTCTTTCTGGTGCTAATGTAGTACTATGAGTCACTTCTGTCAGAAGTCAAAGAGGAGAATGAGAAAGAAATTTCTGCAGCCACTTCGAAAGCTGTGAGCATGATGAAACTCCAAAAGTTACAGGCAAAGCTTGATAAGTGCCTTGAAGAGAAAAGTTTTCTTGATGACGTGAGCACTATAGTATTTGTTGAAGCTAGTTCTAAATGTTAGAACTTAAAAATCAGTGATGTCGCATTACTCATAATTAACCTTTTCAGATCAATGCCAATCTTGTGAAAAATCAGGAGATGTGGAAAGAAAGGGTTCGGAAAGTTCAAGAAAGGTATCTTCTTCATTGCTTTTAGAATTATCACCAGAAAAATGGATGTACCTTCCATAGAGCTAAAGCTAATGCTCATGATATTAATATGGGATTGCAGTTGTGAAAGTTTCATGCACAGCACAGCTATACATGacaattttttaaattttgttccaTATATTCTCATGAGTGACTAAAAAAAAAACTAGTCATTCTATGAATTGTTTTTTATTTCACTTTTTGTGGCATTTTCTTGGGCCATTGCCCTAGCTGTTGAAATATCTAGATCATTAGGATTCAGAACATAGTTGTAGTTCCTATTTTACATTCGATCTGAAGTGGCTAGATTTTATTTTCAGGGAACAAGCTGCACTTAAATTGAAAGATGAGAAGATTGAGAAGCTGGAGGCGGAGGTTAGTATGTTAAAGTAACTGCTGTGTTGGTTCAAATAGTAACCTGTATCATGTTACGATACTGCATGTCATCTTTAAACAAAAAGTTAATAACTGAATTGGCTTGCAAAATGTGACAATACAATCAATGCATCTATCAGCCGATGTTTGGTTTGATGAACACACACATTACTATGCTGTTTACCGTACAcaccatttctttctgttttttagAGTAGTATGCATAGTTGTTAGCCTACAGCTAACCCTTCCCCGTTGTCCTGTGACAGCTAAGAGATTTGATAGCCCATATCGAGTGCCAAAACGCTGTGGCAGCAGCTCCTGGATCAATCTCAAGTGATATACAAGGGGGCACAATTCTTCCTGGACCGTCTGCACCATCCTCGAGCAGCAGCCCTGTTCGCCCCACAAAGGACAGGAAGCGGAATTGAGATCTGCTTACCCTGACTAGATTTTTATGATTGACTTTAGACTGATAGGGTACATTCTTATCCCAAATCTCCACCCTTCGCTGCTCTGCTATTGGTTCTCAGGTCCATGTCCATTGGGCACTTATGAATTGACAGTTACCCGTTGCCCATGGTGGCATTTGGTGTGGAAATAGTCTCACTGATGAGGGGACCCGACGTTTGATTGGACATTTGCTCATGGGTTTTTTCATTGTCCATGATGTTGATAAAATATTTGTGTGGGAAGTCTCACTGAGGTTGTGATGAAGACGAAAGGTACTGGAGGATCCTCCGAAGCTACATAGTCGATATTTTCGATGTGATTTTGGAAGAACATGCACGACAAGCCAAATGATGTATGCACGCACGCGTACGTGCAGTGCGAATTGATTGTCGGTATCGTACGGTTGGACATTTCTAAATCAAATAGATGGCCTAGGTGACACATGTCTCGGCAGGTTTTCTTTTGACCAAAATTCACGGACGTGTCTAGTGGGCGGCTGGATGTCCACTAGTGCGATCGAGTGGCCGGCCAAAAAAGGTAAACCCCTGTCCCTCGCCGTACAAAAAAGGAAGGGGATAGGCGGTCAACAAACCGAGCTGATCGAGCGTCCAAACCCTAACAAGATCGCTCCCCCATGTGGCCAGCTGTCCCCATCTAGCCTGCTAGCCCCCACCCCCGCTCGCCCCAGCCCCTTCCAtgttgccttcttcttcttctgcatgtCAGAAATGGGATCCAACAGAATCGTCCCaggcccttcttcctccttctgtACAGCTGCCATGGCAATTCAAGAGTAGAAAAAACTACTTAAAAAGCCATACAAACGGTAGAAGGGGATCCAAAGCCCTTCTCCACGCCAGAAGGGATCCAAgggccttcttcctcctcctgacCAGGCAAGTAACTCCCCTCTGCCCCTCTTCCTCCTCTAGTGCATCTGTAAACCCCCTTCTCCATGGATCTATTAGCAAATCCATGGAGAAGCTGGACAGGCAGGAGTGGATCTGTCACATCACCCCATTGTCAAACATCACACCACCACCACCCACGCCCCCATGGGTGCATCTGCACACTAAACATGGTTTGAGATCAAGTTTAGTAGAAACTGAACATGTTTTCTAAACTGGAGGTGTTCAGCTAGCCAACTAAGACATATTTTCTGGCCAACTAAAATATGTTTCTAGCCAACTCAATAAGCAAAAGTAGCCAAAAACTAAAATACATTCTACCAAGTTGTAGTTATTGTTTGCAAATGAACACATTGACTATCCAAAAAATATGTGCAACTAAAAATGCATATATGTGCAACTGAACATAGATACCAGCCAACTGAATCCTGTGTTCTAGCAACTCAACATGCATGCTAGGCAAACTGAACATGTATCGTGAACATATAACCTGCTTTCCGAGCGAACACTTTAGATAGGCTTTAGAGAACCTGAAGTATATGTGCAATAAAAACATGTTTTCTGGCCAACTAAGCATGCATGTTGGCTAAACTGAAAAAATGTATCCTGGGCAACTGAGACATCTATTCTAGCGAACTGAACACATTGCTGACCAACTGAACATGCATGTTGGCAAAACTGAAAAAATGCATCCTGGCCAActgagacatctattctagccaactgaACACATTGACTAtccaactgaacatgcatgctgGCCAACTTAAAAAATGCATCCTGGCCAACTGAGATATCTATTCTAGCCAAAACCAAAAATCTGTAGTACGATAGCAAAAACACAAGAACTTTTGTCCATAGCTAATGAAGCCACAAACCATATTAAAATAGTCATGCATATAATCTTGTCCCACACATATATTCTGGTCCCACACCTATTGCAAAGCTATAGTGTAAAAATATGTTCAATATACTAGTAGTAAGAACAGAAACAGCTATAATCTGTCATccaattcttctttcttctttcacctGGATTTTCCATCTAAAATGTAGCATCAAATTATGTCCAAATTATGTGCAGAAAGATCTGAATCAGCTCCTTGCCAAACAGAAAACCTGCGGATCATTTCAACAAATAGAGGGAAAAAGTCAGAAAACTCTATAGTAAAAAGAAGACATGTTCTTGCCAGCTATTTACTGCAAACTGTGCAACTAACATAACTACTCTGTGCAAACAAAAAAATGCATAACTGTTATAATAAAGATTCTGCTATAGTCATGTAACTTTTGGAACTAAGATTGTCATAATGGTGTGCAACTGCCTATTTACTAAGTTTTTAGGTTGTTTGAAACACTTTTTCGTGGTTAACAACTGATGATATCTCTATCTTCTTTTTTTATGTGCAGAGTGTGTGGCAGcatccaaaaaaggaaaaaaatgcttgATCTCAATGAGTTGCCTTTTGATCTCAATGAGCTTCCTCATGATATGGATCAGCAGCAACCCAGCATACCACAAGGAAATTTGACAGAAAATGGGCGATCTGTTTACGACACGCAGACAAGTCATGGTGCTAACCCTATGGGCCATGACAATGTGGCAGGACAATCATCAACCCGTGGTGCCCCTGTAGTGGTGTCTTTGCAGTCAGAGAGCCATACTCTTGATGACATGGGAATCGCGGCAAATGTTCCTGGTCCAACCAGGACTGAGCTAGGAGCTGGGGCTGTTGATGGTGTTgtgcaaggagaagaaggagaggatgaggctggttctcaacctatggaaccctatgctggcatgaggtttgacagccttcaaattgctaaggatcaCTACAACAGCTACGTCCTACGGATGGGTTTCTCTGTCAAGATGAACACCTCTAGGCGGACACCTCACACCAATGCATTGGTAAAACAGCAGTTTTGCTGCAACAAGTTCAAGAAGTCCAAAGCTGATGATGGAGAAGATGAGGCTCCTCCTGTCCTGGACCATATTCCAGATCCAAAACATGTTGATAGTGATGAGAAAATGGAAGATGAACCTCCAATCTTTGCTGAAGAGGAGGCTGGTCCTAGTAAGAAAAAGAAGAACCGGAAACGCGAGACAATAAAACAGACTCAATGCAAGGCAAAAATGTTGGTGAAGCTGATAGATGGGTGATGGGAGGTGACGCACTTTGTTCGTGACCACAATCATCCGCTGGTGAACAAACCTTCGTTGTCCAAatacttgagatcccaccaaggcatctcacCTGATGAAAAGGAGTTTTTGCGCATCTTGTATAACTACAACTTGACTACAGGTGTGTTTCTATATCCCATACAGAATTAAGTTTCCCTTTAGGCAGTCCAGTGTGCAACTGTTATGGTACTCCTATGCAAATGAAATGTTTTATTTGTGCAACTAGTGTCCAACTTCTCATGTTGTTTCTATGTCACTTTGGTGCTTGTTGTGCAACTAGATTACCTTCACTGTGCAACTACACAATGTCATGTATGCAAAGTGCAAAGTGTTTTTAAAAAGGTGCATCTAGGTGTCCATTTCCTGCAATTATCTTATGTGCCAACATATGTCCTATTACTGTGCAGCTGGATGTGCGCATTCGTGCGACTAAAAATGATATATCGTTTTCTTTTTGTATTATGGAGGacgtatcactactaggaaaaaggctactagcagcgtgggtaaaatggctactagcagcgcgggtacttgtactagtatcgcgctacagctaatagttagtagtagtgtgggtgcacccacactactactaaaaagttagtagtagcgatggtgcacacccgcgctactactatttgaACCCACGCTTAGCGCTTCTAGTAAACTAGgcgctactactatgctactaCTATGCTAGATAGTAGTAGCGTGTAGTTTTCCCCAACGCTACTACTAACAAATtataaatgaaaaaaataaaaattacatgcattATTCATAGATAGAAATCAGGGACACATCTAGTGCAAAATAAATTAAACACACACAACCGAAGGTGGCTACCTTCCCTAGTGTTCCACCACCAGCCTAAACAGACCACTTCTCTACATGTATCTACCAAGGCTCGGAGTTCAGACGCCGGAGGACCCGGATCCTCCCTCACCCCGAAAGAtggcgtcgaggtcctccacctcggcGATATCTGGCATCGTGATCACATGGACGATCATCCGTGCGGCACAGTCGCTGGGCTTCACGTCGAAGTCCACCTCTAAGTGGTTGAAGAGCACGACGCCCACCAGGCTGTTGTAGTCAATGTCAATCATCCCTACGACCACGTcgggaaagtgaaaacttgttagtatGCATCAACGTACAAATCCAGTtgggtattttctttctttttagcaCATGCACATGCATCAATAGTAACTGCCGGAGGCTAGTCCTTACTTTGGAAAATTTTAGCACATGCACATGCATCAATAGTAACATCCGGCCGCTTCAACATCTCATTATCCCGCAACAATGGAAATTTTCCCCAAAATTACCTTTTGCAACAACATAAGATTGCATTGAGATTTCAGAATTAAACATaggcatacactacaaaaaaatacacttctgtgatggtatgtgtttgtcacagtaggtcgtattttttgtcatgcatgtacatgttggggaacgtagcaataattcaaaattttcctacgtgtcaccaagataatctatggagtcatctagcaatgagggaggagtggatctacatacccttgtagatcgcgcgcggaagcgttcaagagaacggggttgatggagtcgtactcgtcgtgatccaaatcaccgatgatcctagcgccgaacggacggcacctccgcgttcaacacatgtacggagcagcgacgtctcctccttcttgatccagcaaggggaaaggagaggttgatggagatccagcagcacgacggcatggtggaagtagcgggattccaacagggcttcgccaagcgctgcgggaggagggagatgtgtcatgggagggagagggaggcgccagggctcaggtatggttgccctccctcccccccactatatatagggccaagggagaggggggaggcgcagccttgtcccttcctccaaggaagggtgcggccagggaggagtcccacctccccaaggcacctcggaggtgccttccccctttaggactcttccttttccttgactcttggcgcatgggccttttggggctggtgcccttggcccatataggccaaggcgcaccccctacagcccatgtggcccccggggcaggtggctccacccggtggacccctgggacccttccggtggtcccggtacaataccagtgaccccgaaacttgtcccgatggccgaaatagcacttcctatatataattctttacctccggaccattccggaactcctcgtgacgtccgggatctcatccgggactccgaacaacattcgggttaccgcatactaatatctctataaccctagcgtcaccgaaccttaagtgtgtagaccctatgggtttgggagacatgcagacatgaccgagatgactctccggtcaataaccaacagcgggatctggatacccatgttggctcccacatgttccacgatgatctcatcggatgaaccacgatgtcaaggacttaatcaatcccgtatacaattccctttgtctagtggtacgatacttgcccgagattcgatcgtcggtatcccgataccttgttcaatctcgttaccggcaagtctctttactcgttccgtaacacatcatcccatgatcaactccttgatcacattgtgcacattatgatgatgtcctaccgagtgggcccagagatacctctccgtttacacggagtgacaaatcccagtctcgattcgtgccaacccaacagacactttcggagatacccgtagtgtgcctttatagccacccagttacgttgtgacgtttggcacacccaaagcactcctacggtatccgggagttgcacagtctcatggtctaaggaaatgatacttgacattagaaaagctttagcatacgaactacacgatctagtgctatgcttaggattgggtcttg
Above is a window of Triticum aestivum cultivar Chinese Spring chromosome 6B, IWGSC CS RefSeq v2.1, whole genome shotgun sequence DNA encoding:
- the LOC123136528 gene encoding BRAP2 RING ZnF UBP domain-containing protein 2 gives rise to the protein MANAGDPASLPPSASPSSSTRALESVPFSSGNPRIEETRGVVLLHPDPPAAAAAASSSHLPAERKPQVFVPSVPNHMTYADFCRFCGSFVPHMLEMRIVRIDGAEDQYSVLIKFDTLSSTDSFYKHFNGKQFSSLEGDVSHVRFVEDVHYTQLIEHAHSSITSSAEQPTCPVCLERLDQDPGGILTTICNHSFHCSCISKWTDSSCPVCRYCQQQPEKSMCSVCGTSENLWICLICGNVGCGRYKGGHAIEHWKETEHCYSLELETQKVWDYAGDNYVHRLIQSKTDGKLVEYNCYGGHEADGICSICSGDAGMDEALLNSKVEAIVEEYNDLLTSQLDKQRNYYESLLSEVKEENEKEISAATSKAVSMMKLQKLQAKLDKCLEEKSFLDDINANLVKNQEMWKERVRKVQEREQAALKLKDEKIEKLEAELRDLIAHIECQNAVAAAPGSISSDIQGGTILPGPSAPSSSSSPVRPTKDRKRN